One Gordonia pseudamarae genomic window, AGACGGAGAACCTGCTCTGGGTGTTGCGCCGTTGTGTCGCATCCGAATCCGGTCGACCCTCCGATGACGAGGTGATCACCGTGGTGACCGTGTTCCCGGTGCTCGGGGGTCTGTGGGTGATCCGGGGCCTGCATTCGGAGGTCATCGCGTGGAGTGCCAAGGTGGTGCCGATACTTCCCCGGCCGCCGGCCGGGCTGCCCGATGAACTCCGCAAATGCTGGCAGGCAACGGTGCTCGTGTCGTCCATTCATCAGATGATGCACCACGACCTCAGGCATGTGGCCCGTTGCCGGATGTTGTTGCGGGCCTTGATCCACCGAGACAAGGTACTGACCGGGCAGACCGACTTCCTATCGGCGCTGGCCCTGGCCGTCCGCGGACCGGCGCTGCACCGGCTGATCGTGTCGGGTGTGCGCGCCGGCACGCCCAGGGTGGCGCTCATCGCCAGGGGGTTGCGGATGGCGGTGCGGGAGAACACCGGATCTCTCGACCCGGCGTTGCGTGACGGTCTGCACATGCTCGAGCTGACCTCTCGCTACGACGATGTCTGGCTCTCTGCAATGCCGAAGAACGCGGTCGCGGGAATCTATGGTCAACGCGGGCAATGGGAACGGTCGATCGGCTACTACCATGACGCCATCGCCGGACTGGAACGGATCTCGGCGACCGAGGACTCGGACGGCTCGCGCTGCTACCTCGCGGCCGCGCTGACCGCGCTCGGCCGATTCGACGAGGCCGAACAGGTTCTGGCGCCGGTCGCGGGCGGCTGGACGGTGCGGGGTCCGGAGCCGCAGGGACACACCGAAGTGGTCGCCGCGATGATGATGGCCTGGGCCGAGATCCGGTACGGACGAGGCGACAGGATCGGAGCCGCCGAGGCGTTCGGCCGTTCGGCCGCCCTGATCCATCGGGACCACCCGTTCCTGAGCAGCGACCCCGGCGCGGTGATGTTGTTGAGCGGATCGGTCGCAGGTCTGCTGCTCTGCGGTGAGACCGACACGGCCAGAATATATCTCGACACACTGTGTGCCGGTCTGCGCTCCACGATCAGTGGGCGGATCTGGCTGGACCTACCGCAGGGTGCCACCATCGCGCTGGTCGTGGGACTGCTCCTCAACGCGGATGCGCGGACCGGCGACAAGGCGCCGGGCGCCCGGCTCATGGCGCTGGGTGTGCGGCTCGGTGCCCGCCAGGATCTGCCGAGCCTGCATCGCGCCGTCGTCGACGCCCAGCCGAACTCGGGGTTGTCCGAGGACGACTGGGCATCGATGTGGACGCAGGTGGTGCGGCGTTCGCGAAGACAGGTGCGTGAGGAGATCCTCGATTTCGTAGTCCACCACGTGAGCTGACGGCCGTCAGGCGTTGCGCATGTAGGCGCGCACCGCCAGCGGGGCGAAGATCGCGGTCACCACCGCTGCACCCAACAGGGACCATCCCACATGCGAACTCATGTGTCCGTCGGTGGTCAGATCACGCACCGCGCTCACCAGGTGGCTGACCGGATTGACCTTCACCCACGCCTGCAACCAGCCGGGCATTGTGTCGGTGGGGGCGAAGGCGTTGGAGGCGAATGTCAGCGGGAACATGATCATCATCGAAACGCCCTGCACCGCCGATGCCTTGCTCATCAGGCAGCCCATGAGCGCGAAGATCCAGGACAGGGCGAAGCTGCACACCATGATCAGCAGTGCCGAGGCCACCACCCCGAAGGCATCCGGTCGCCAGCCCATGATGATGCCCATGATCACGGTGAGCACGGTGGCGACGAAGTACCGGATGACGTCGGCCAGCAGCGCACCGGCCAGCGGACTGATCCGGGAGATCGGCAGCGACCGGAAGCGGTCGAAGACACCCTTGTCCATGTCCTCGCGCAACTGTGTTCCGGTCACTATCGAGGTCATGACCACGGTCTGCACCATGATTCCCGGAATGATGACCGGCAGGTACGACGTGACGTCACCGCTGATGGCCCCGCCGAACACGTAGGTGAACAGGAGCGTGAAGATGATCGGCTGGAAGGTGACGTCGAAGAGTTGTTCGGGGTTGTGCCGGATCTTCAGTACGCCGCGGTAGGCCATCGAGAACGACTGGGTGATCGTCTCCAGCGGGGATATCGATGTCTTGGCCTCCTTCCTGGCGGTGTCGGTGCGAATACCTTTCTGCGGCAAGACCGGTTCGTGATTCGTCTCGGTATTCGTGCTGGTTGTCGCGGTCATGTCAGGCCACCTCCGTGGTGTCGTCGGCGGGCTTGCCGGTGATGGTGAGAAAGACCTCGTCGAGGCTCGGTTTCTGGACGTTGATCTCGTCCACGGTGATGTTCTGTTCGCGCAGGGCGATCAGGATGTCGGGTACCAGGTCCGCGCGATGCAGGGCGGCGGTGACCCGTCCCGCCTCCGGGCTCAGCGCGGAACCACCAAGGAACTGCTCGACGATCCGCGCGACCTGAGGTGCGTCGGCACGGTGTGCCGGAATGAGTTGCAGGGTGCTCGATCCGACGGACTGTTTGAGTTCGTCCGCGGTGCCGTCGGCGATCACCACCCCGTGGTCGATGACGGCGATCCGGTCGGCCAACTGATCCGCCTCGTCCAGATACTGGGTGGTCAGCAGCACTGTCGAGCCCTGTTTCACCAGTTCGCGGATGGTGTCCCACATCTGGGCTCGCGTGCGCGGGTCCAGGCCGGTGGTCGGCTCGTCCAGGAAGAGCAGCGGCGGGGTGTCGATGAGGCTGGCGGCGAGATCGAGCCGCCGGCGCATGCCGCCTGAGAAGTTCTTGAGCGGGCGATT contains:
- a CDS encoding ABC transporter permease; translated protein: MTATTSTNTETNHEPVLPQKGIRTDTARKEAKTSISPLETITQSFSMAYRGVLKIRHNPEQLFDVTFQPIIFTLLFTYVFGGAISGDVTSYLPVIIPGIMVQTVVMTSIVTGTQLREDMDKGVFDRFRSLPISRISPLAGALLADVIRYFVATVLTVIMGIIMGWRPDAFGVVASALLIMVCSFALSWIFALMGCLMSKASAVQGVSMMIMFPLTFASNAFAPTDTMPGWLQAWVKVNPVSHLVSAVRDLTTDGHMSSHVGWSLLGAAVVTAIFAPLAVRAYMRNA
- a CDS encoding ATP-binding cassette domain-containing protein: MTHGTSTDLAIEATGLVKHFGATRAVNGVDLSVPTGSVYGVLGPNGAGKTTTVSMLATLLRPDAGRAAVFGHDVVDDAVAVRSLIGVTGQYASVDEDLTALQNLVLFARLLGFSGARARSRAGELLEAFALTEATNRPLKNFSGGMRRRLDLAASLIDTPPLLFLDEPTTGLDPRTRAQMWDTIRELVKQGSTVLLTTQYLDEADQLADRIAVIDHGVVIADGTADELKQSVGSSTLQLIPAHRADAPQVARIVEQFLGGSALSPEAGRVTAALHRADLVPDILIALREQNITVDEINVQKPSLDEVFLTITGKPADDTTEVA